In Actinoplanes octamycinicus, the genomic window GATGACGCGTCGGGGATCCCGAGTTCGTGCCAGGCAAGGAGGACACTAGTGGCGGACGAGCCTTACCTGGCCGCATCCTCCACTCTGCGTCACGGCCCGGCCCTCGTGGTCCTGACCGGCCCGCCCGGCTGCGGCCGCAGCACCCTGCTGCACCGCATCGCCGGCGCCGCCGGCGGGCCCGTGCACACCGGCGGCGGCCTGGCCATGCTCGCCGGCGTCCCCGCCCTCGCCCTGTCCCGCGCGGTGCGCGCCCGCCTGCCCGGCGACGACATCCACCTGCTCGCCGAGGCGGTCCGGTCCCGGGTCCGCGGCGGCCTGCTCGTGCTCGACGACCTGCAGCACTGCGACCCGGCCACCATCGCCGCCCTGCCGCACCTGGCCCGCACCTGCCGCGTCCTGGTCGCCCTGCGCACCCCGCACCGGCTGCGCGACGACGCCCACCAGGCGCTGCGCGAGGCCGCCACCGCCTGGCTGACCGTGCCGCCGCTGGACCCCGCCGACGCCCACGCCCTGGCCCGGCGCACCGCCGCCCGCCTCGACGACACCACCCTGGCCGGCGTGCTGGCCCGCGCCGGCGGCAACCCCCTGGCGATCATCGCGCTGGCCCGGCAGGCCGCCGCCGGGCGCGCCCCGGCCGGGCAGGAGGTCGACCAGATCGGGTACGCGATCGCCACCGCCCTGGCCGACCTGCCCCGGCCCGCCCGCACCGCGCTGGCCGCGCTCGGCCTGCTCGGCCGGCCCGCCCCCGCCGCCCTGCTCGGGCCCGGCGCCGCCGACCTGCACGCCGCCGGCCTGGTCGAGGCCGAACCGGGCGGCGCCCTGGTGCCGGTGTCCGCCTACGTCGCCGAGACCGCCGCCGGGCTGCTCGACGCCGCCGCCCGCACCGACATGCACCAGCGGCTCGCCCAGCTCACCCCACCCGCCGAAGCCGCCCGGCACCTGGCCGCCGCCGGGGATGCGCCCGGCGCGTACCGGCACGCCCTGGCCGCCGCCGACCAGGCCACCGGCGGCGAACGCGCGGCCCTGCTGCTGTTCGCCTGCGGCCTGGACACCCCGATCGACCTGCGGGTGCGGCTGGCCGCCGCGGACGCCGCCCTGATCGCCGGGCGGCCCGCCGACGCCGCCGCCGTGCTGGCCGCCGCCGGCGCCCGCCCCACCGGCGCCGCCGCGCCCCTGGCCCTGGAGGTCGCCGTCCTGCACGGCGAAGCCCTGCTGCAGGCCGGGCGCAGCGACGCCGCCCGCGACGCGGTCCGCGGCGTCCCCGACACCGCCGCCGGCCCGGTCCTGGCCGCCCGCGACCGGGTGCTGCTGCTGGCCGCC contains:
- a CDS encoding LuxR C-terminal-related transcriptional regulator → MADEPYLAASSTLRHGPALVVLTGPPGCGRSTLLHRIAGAAGGPVHTGGGLAMLAGVPALALSRAVRARLPGDDIHLLAEAVRSRVRGGLLVLDDLQHCDPATIAALPHLARTCRVLVALRTPHRLRDDAHQALREAATAWLTVPPLDPADAHALARRTAARLDDTTLAGVLARAGGNPLAIIALARQAAAGRAPAGQEVDQIGYAIATALADLPRPARTALAALGLLGRPAPAALLGPGAADLHAAGLVEAEPGGALVPVSAYVAETAAGLLDAAARTDMHQRLAQLTPPAEAARHLAAAGDAPGAYRHALAAADQATGGERAALLLFACGLDTPIDLRVRLAAADAALIAGRPADAAAVLAAAGARPTGAAAPLALEVAVLHGEALLQAGRSDAARDAVRGVPDTAAGPVLAARDRVLLLAALDTAPMSALDLADKIAARHPDPLPGVAAALAAVHAAHRTPGWDTALAAAADPAGDPLISRWAAWLLVEHLAADGRLTESAAAAQRAADAAGAALAYGWQTRFAAAADWARALHGTDTDTAQRHAANLTDLALPEQARAYATAATALIEADTGLLAAARARLATAPGHPAADWVRHEAAWLDGQPERRAGERTGDGLLAGLHAITARWAAHDLGLHEHPPIPTGLPGPARRTLTAWAVGTGFTAAADSWQPIALREQIRCLLAAGLTDPDRDRAVAALLRAEELADSAGLTVLAGRARRGLRAHRVHRDVRGRRSQGGLTHREQDVLRLVAAGEPTRRIAGQLGISTETVDTHIRASMRKLGARTRTEAAALAFAPTRLDTSDNSEDGR